TAGATTCCTTAAAAATTTTTCGAAAAAGCCGTTGTTTGCTACCTTCCAATTCCTTATCAATCTTCGAGGCCCTAAAGAAATCAATCGCCCAGAAAAGAAATAAGATAATAACTATGAATATTGTAAATTTTCCTGAGGGCAACAATTTAAGAATTTCCAACATTATCGGTCTCTCCATTTTGATAAATTAGGTAGCCTCGTACATTTTACAACAGAGTCCGAGGACTCACGAATATTTTCCTAATCATAGAATTCACGAAATGAAACAAAAAAGGACCCGCAGCCGAACCAGATCCTCCAAAGTCGCTATAAAATGATACCCTTCCCGCTTAGTACGCCTGTATACCAAACTTCAGCAGCTTCTTCGGCAGGATATCGTCCAAGTTTTGGATATCCGCATCCTCGATCTCGATCAAGTTGAACCCATACTTGGCGTATATCTCGACCTTTTGGCGTTTACGCTCTTTGTAACGTTCGTCATTTTCCAAACCCCAGTACTCGATGTAAACCTTCCCTACCGGCAAGTAAAAGTCGCAATACACTTCCTCCTCGACCGGAAGCTTCCGTTCGTATGCGTGGACGATCTCGGACATATAGAGCCAGTTATCGATAAGCATCTCCGCTCGAGAACGAACGTAATGTCCATCTGCGGATCGGTGTTTCGCTTCGAATTTCTCCCGAAACCCAACGCTTGCTTGCGGGCTTGGATCCTTCTCCTCCTCTGCCGTCGACTCACCGTTAACGGATTGCATGGTCTCTAGCAGCCGCTTATTCGTAAGGATCCGCTCGTCCCAACAGACATATGGCACGCCGGATTGAGGATGTTCGAATTGTTTACCGCCGATGCTCTCGCCTAGTTTGGTGATGACCCAGCCTTTGACCCCTTTTTGCACTAACCCTAGTTCGGACAGAATCGGGTTCACCCGAAACTTGGATACCTGGAAATGCTTAGCCAAAGCCGTAGCGTTCATCAACTGCCCCTCGATATCCTCGTCGGTAAGGACGATCTCTTTCATTGATTCTTCCCAAGCGATATACACGCCGTGCTGGGGATGCGTCTTCACGACGCCGCCGACCTGCTTTCCATCGTCCGTCAGCGCCCAACTGTCCCCGTCTCTCTGGATATACCCTTTGGCCAACAATCGTTGAAACAAGTCTTTCGTCGGCATGGAGAGTTCTCTCGCAAGCGCAGACGTCGACAAATACTTCACAGACATGACTACATCCTCCGAAATTCATGAACTTGGAAAATGATTCCCACCCTAGTCTATCTTCTTTCCTAGTAGAAATCTACCAGTCATCCCGCCTGAGCTAAGGAAATCACCTTAGAAAGACACCGCGCACACCCACCGACGACTAACCACCCGCAATATGGAAAAAGGACCCGCCTCCCGGCAAGCCCTCCACGTTACTCCCCTATAATCTCAAGCAAATCCGCGGTCGATTCCGCCGACACGCGATAGATGTAGTGCGTCTCCTCCACATTCATGATCGTCGCATGCTCAAACCGCGCATCCAGCCACAGATGGTACGCCTCTGTCGAGCCATCGCGAGACGTTAGCCGCATGTCGTACTTCGGTTCAGCCACATTCACGATGCCGGGCTGCTTCTCCGCCTCATGAATCGCCTTCGCGATCCGCTCGATCGTCGCGGCCGACGACTCCCCTTCGTACGTGACGAACGGCTCCGGATAGAAGCTCCCGAATCCCCGTGACTCGCTGATTTCGACCTTCGCAACGGCCCCCGCCGGCGCGTCGGCCCCGCACCCTGCAAGAGCGACAACGATCAACAGCATACCGATAGAGCTAAGCCACCTGTTCATCCCATCCTTCGCCTCCTCTACATGGAACGAGGCTAAGGATCGATTTGTTGCAGAGCTTGCCCCCTACTTCCCCTCCAACCGCTCGAGCTTCGCCGCCGCCTCCAGCAGGAACACCCCGCTCAGTTGCACGGTCAAGTCGAGCGGCTCCTCATGCGGTCGATCCCATGCGGTGCCGAATAAGCCGACATCCTGTGTGCTGCCCTTCGCGAGCAGCGCGTCCGCGTTGTAGTAGATCGCGTCCCGGATGCGTTCGCTGCCGCCGGCTTCGTACAGGTTCGCAAGGTACCGGATCAGGATGCCCTTGAACAAGCCGCCGTCCCCGGTCCCCTCGCTCTTCATGACGCCCGTGGCGTCGTCCGAATGATGCTTCAGCGCGGCCGCAGCGGTCTTTTCCGCGTCCGCCAAGTAAGCTTCGTCGCCCGTGATCTTGTACAGCTCCACCGCCGCGCCGAGGAACGTCCCGTTGTTATACGTGAAGATCCAATCGCGATTGACGTTCAGCCGCCCGTCGTCCTCCAGCACGAGGCCGTCGTAGACGAGGCCGCTCGCCGGATCGACCAAATACGTCTTCTCCCAGTCGTAAATCTTCTTCGCCCAAGCGAGGTCCGCTTCGTCGCCGAAGCGATCGTACAAGCGAGCCGCGAGAATCGCCGCGGGGCCGTTCGAGCAAGCGTTACGGCTGTGGCGCTGATCCTTCTTCCACGCCATGCCGCCCAGCTCGTCTTCCCACCATGCCGTCTTAATATCGCCCCACAGCTTCAAGACGTACCCCTTCATCGTCTCGTCGCCCGTCGCGTCGTACAGCCGCAGCGCCGACAACGCCAGCCACTCCATGTCGTCGTAAAACCCGTTGTACAGCGACCCGTTGCGCTTGATGATGCTCTTAACAATCAAAGCCGCTTTCTCCGCATACGCCTCGTCGCCGGTGCGCTCGTAGGCGTCCACCATCGCGTCGACGGCATGCGCCTTCCACCAATAGTTAAGATGCCCTTCCCGCTCCTCGGCGTACGGATAGGCGTTGTTCATCCCCGAAGCGCCGTCGTTCCAGTAATGCTTCAGCAGGGCGTCCGCCGCCCATTGCGCGGCCGGTCCGTACCGGTCGTCCTCGCCCGGTTTCGAGCCGCAGCCTGCGAGGAACGCCCCGCCGATCAGGACGATGCTCATCATTTTCATAAGCTTCACTGTACCGTTCCCTTCCTAGAGATTACCCGACGATGCCGCTATGCTCGATCCCTTCGACCAAATACTTCTGCGCGAACAAATACATCACGATGAGCGGCGCGAGCACGAGCAGCGACATCGTGTTCGTCAGCGTCGAGGTGAGCGGCTGGCCCGACTTCAACCCGACGGTCGCCCCCTCCAGCATCAGCCCCTCGAAGCCGACGAGCAGCGAGTTCGACAGCAGCTTGATCTGGCTGAAAAACATGGAGGAGTAGAAGCTGTCCGTCCACTGCCAGGAGAAGGAGAACAACAGCACTGTAATCATCATGGAGGCGGAGAGCGGCAGAAGGATCGTCCCGAACGTGCGGAACAGCCCCGAGCCGTCCACGTACGCGGCCTCTTCCAGCTCCTTCGGAATGCCTTTGAAATATTGCCGCATGATTAAGATATAAAGCCCGTTCTTAAACCCGAAGCCGGTCAGGGACAGAATCGCGAGCGGCCAGATCGAGTCGATCAGGCGCACCGTGCCGCCCGAGATGGCGGACAGAATCCCATACAGATCGAAGAAGCTGAACTTCAAGTACAGCGAGATCATATACGTCTGCGGCGGGATGAGGATCGTAAACACGACGAGCGCGAAGACGAGCCCTCGGCCCTTGAAGCGGAAGCGCGCGAGCCCGTATCCGACGAACGTGCAGACGAGCATCTGCAGGACGCCGCATAGGACGGCGATGCCGAGCGTATTTTTCAACCCTTCGAAGTAGTTCGTATACTCGATCGCCGTACGATAATTGAACAGCGTCGGCTCCCGGGGGATGAATCGCACCGTGCCGTCGATCAAGTCCTGTTGGCTCAT
The nucleotide sequence above comes from Paenibacillus antri. Encoded proteins:
- a CDS encoding glycerol kinase; translated protein: MSVKYLSTSALARELSMPTKDLFQRLLAKGYIQRDGDSWALTDDGKQVGGVVKTHPQHGVYIAWEESMKEIVLTDEDIEGQLMNATALAKHFQVSKFRVNPILSELGLVQKGVKGWVITKLGESIGGKQFEHPQSGVPYVCWDERILTNKRLLETMQSVNGESTAEEEKDPSPQASVGFREKFEAKHRSADGHYVRSRAEMLIDNWLYMSEIVHAYERKLPVEEEVYCDFYLPVGKVYIEYWGLENDERYKERKRQKVEIYAKYGFNLIEIEDADIQNLDDILPKKLLKFGIQAY
- a CDS encoding glycoside hydrolase family 76 protein → MKMMSIVLIGGAFLAGCGSKPGEDDRYGPAAQWAADALLKHYWNDGASGMNNAYPYAEEREGHLNYWWKAHAVDAMVDAYERTGDEAYAEKAALIVKSIIKRNGSLYNGFYDDMEWLALSALRLYDATGDETMKGYVLKLWGDIKTAWWEDELGGMAWKKDQRHSRNACSNGPAAILAARLYDRFGDEADLAWAKKIYDWEKTYLVDPASGLVYDGLVLEDDGRLNVNRDWIFTYNNGTFLGAAVELYKITGDEAYLADAEKTAAAALKHHSDDATGVMKSEGTGDGGLFKGILIRYLANLYEAGGSERIRDAIYYNADALLAKGSTQDVGLFGTAWDRPHEEPLDLTVQLSGVFLLEAAAKLERLEGK
- a CDS encoding carbohydrate ABC transporter permease, with the protein product MSVIQTNKTASSVVPAAWVRRWRGKASSAAFWLGLAWSIVRYLLLIGLAFLILYPLLFKLTNSFMSQQDLIDGTVRFIPREPTLFNYRTAIEYTNYFEGLKNTLGIAVLCGVLQMLVCTFVGYGLARFRFKGRGLVFALVVFTILIPPQTYMISLYLKFSFFDLYGILSAISGGTVRLIDSIWPLAILSLTGFGFKNGLYILIMRQYFKGIPKELEEAAYVDGSGLFRTFGTILLPLSASMMITVLLFSFSWQWTDSFYSSMFFSQIKLLSNSLLVGFEGLMLEGATVGLKSGQPLTSTLTNTMSLLVLAPLIVMYLFAQKYLVEGIEHSGIVG